The nucleotide sequence cagataatcctaaccggcttatgtaggtgagattcttaacgtgagctaactcggagtgcatgcaaattcgatttagagctaaagttgggagacgccattcagttatcttgaatcaaattcgtgaaattatacaaattttgtatttaaaccaaaatgtcaaggatttggatgaactgacagaaaagtgttatatgggtgaaatgtagaccagaatgttctctataattttgccgtagaacttgaactcatcgattactcagaagccaagataataataataataataataataataatgctggcacaacatcccatgaaggaacaaggccttcccgcaaggggattttttagacatgcattattatttgtttttgtacgggatgaggttgtcagtcccatgcccgagccaagataagcgaggttttttgtttcttaactcgttttttcatccagagtgccccaagtgttcatttgttgaacttcaactatatcaaagaattgttgtattttgcgggactttccatttaaacccctattttagttgtcttggtggagtagaggcagtcaaattggcatctgagtgatttcaaagcgttattatgggaaaaatcaattttttcacacttaaacggcaaaatcggagtgatagcgtagtctgagcggaaaatgatgtatggacgaaatgtagagacaaatgtgctctacaattatgttgaagtaatcatcaaaatcggttcagcaacagtcgagataattgaggttatgtgatattgaaattggtttttcgactgtggcgcccctggtgttggtcccacgaagttcaaatattttagaaagttgtagcatttggtgagatctttcgtttaagccctcattcatcaaaatcggtcacatagaaccggagatatgattttttgaatttcgtgaactttgacccctcatatctccggttctgttttaaccacagcgcgcatacgcaccattttggaaacgtcctagactggactacaacatactaaaatttcattaacttgcacaatgccgtttttgagaaaagtgactttgaatttcgatgaattttgacgctatcacagcgccacctatggtgactttttgaactttcgtctaaaagtgctcatcgagacgaaaccaaaaaggtaaaatttaggtcgctatgttaattagaaccggagatagaggccggtcaatgttcgaactttgaccccttatagctcgggtcaggggttttagatcgacttaaagtttttttttgtttgataggtataatcaacggctacaacatactaaattttcagcccgatgcacaatggaatttttgagttatttaacgtttaagatttaaaaattttctttttaaaaaaagcgcccctagcggtggttttatgaacttgcgatgttagaaggggaagtggcatttcacgagagctttccaaaaagccctcactttttaaattctgacaattagaaccggagttatggccattttaagaaattttttttggacccttatagctcgggtcagggggatcgggggaccttaagtttggtattgatggaaagctctaaggcccagctataacatactaaaatttgagtccgctgaatgccataggggcggagctattgagaaaacaaaaaaagggaggtcttcaaaatggcggaaggaggggtggggggtggggggtctatgcaccaagttgcaattttcacccgatatataacctttgccgaaaaccgcaagtcgatatcttttttagtttaggagctattaagctccaaagagcggccggccggccgggaacgtaacttagccccccatatattcggaatcaggaagtggcgaaacacattttggccaaatttgaggtcgatcggacgacatgaaattttgttaggattatagtaggtgagattgttaagaatctcacctaatatgtctAAGGACCTTCCATATTCGAATATTAGGTCAGATTGATATTCTcaactttttaaattctaacgATCTTTCGGTCTATGGATTCGATTATGCTGAAGTAGTCAATTGATGTGCAgagaattttattcttttaagaAAATCCGGAGAAAAGAAGATTAAAGAAATGGGTTTATTGACCACGAAGAAATCGTACACATTCAAATTAATCCAGAATTCATTTTGGCAAACTCGTTTGGTGAGAGATGTTGATGCAGTAGCAATAAGAAACGTACCTGTTGATTTTATGCATTTTCTCATTCTTTGAGGGACTTCAAGAATTATACATTTAAACTCCTTTTAAACAGTTATAGGTGTTTCGGGTGTTTCAAAGAGGTCAAAAGACATCTAGACAGTAATTaagagaatttaaattaaattaatgattTTATTGACCACTGAAGTAAGtttgacaattttttaattatatgaaATGTTAGTATTGAAACAATTCATCTCTTAGAAACTTAAATTAGCTTTGAAGAGGCACAGGGTGTTCCACGAATTAGATCATCAATGCGTACACGATAGAGACGATAGTAGTAATCAGTGACTGTTAAAAATTCATTAGTGAAGTCCCAATCCATATTCTGCATCATAATCCAAAGGTATCTCTCTTCATCAATGTGAACATCAACTGCGTACTGAAGATCAGTAAATACTATAGGTACATTATCTTCCTTAAGTTGTGTATTAATGTTCCAGCAAGATATTGTGTTCGTCATTAAACTAACAAAGAAGAGAACTTGGGTTGGGTCATCATACAGCATCATAGCAAGGCTCTGTGGCCCTCGATAGCCAATATATCCAAAGTTTGATGATTTAGGATCTCCTGGAGATTGATATTTATCCCTTAGAATTTCCGTATTAGTCTTAAATACTCCCAAACTTGTTCCTGGACCATAGAAAACATCAGCGTAAGTGTAACTAGTCCTGGGTCCCACTGTTATTCCGAATACACCCCAATTGAAAGGATCCGGAAGTGGGGCAAAACTGTGTAGGTAGGGCCTTTCTGCTCCTGGATAGAAAGTTTCATGCTTGAAGTACCAGAAGCTTCTTTTAGCATTGTCGTAGACAACAATACGATTGTCCATGGCATTTGCAATGTAAATTGCAAATTCATTGCATGTTCCATAGATATCAACGGCAAGGGTGTAAAATCCTGTTGCATCATTTACAACTTTGTCTGGTAGTGTAGCTTTAAGCGCCGGTGGTTTATCCAAAGATTTCTCATCGCATCCATATATGTCAAATACCCAGAGAACCGGGCGCCGGATAACTACATTTCCTTCAGGATATTGTAGGACACCGGTATCTACGAAGAATAGACGACTGCATTGGTTGATAATGCAGCTGATGTAGACCGATATAAAGTGGTAAGAATTGCGTTGGGGTTGTTTTACTGGATAACTTGTTGAAGGTTTTTCTGGATAATATGCAGGGGGTTTTTCCGGATAATACGTAGGGGGTTTTGCTTCAGGATATGTAGGCTTATATGTGGGCTTAGATGTAGGCCTAGAGACAGTTGGCACAGGTTTGTATGTAGGCCTGTAAGTCGGCCTAGGAGTTGTTGGGGGCTTGTATGTGGGCTTGTATGTGGGTTTATATGCAGGCTCATATTCAGGCTCATACTCAGGCTCATATTCAGGCTTATATTCAGGCTTATACGTGGGTCGATATGTAGGTTTATATGTGGGTTTGTAGGTTGGTTTTGGTGTGGGATAAGTTGTTGTCGGTTTCGAAGTGGGTACGTATGAGGGATAGGAGGGATATCCATGATGGCTGTGACTAGGTTTGTAATGGC is from Phlebotomus papatasi isolate M1 chromosome 1, Ppap_2.1, whole genome shotgun sequence and encodes:
- the LOC129798543 gene encoding uncharacterized protein LOC129798543 → MAGSLGVFSLLLFIFAIFINEVKTVPQSSSTKPVYSWDKFEFEALPHSQFTEVEGHKYQDRDNIVPTAFSYHYPSGCILMAIPRREYGVPATVAFFNSKDYQKSYSPRLRGFPSYYDNYVPGWFGVYDLTEDDYKYDIYPDSYKVKRDVAGSDSGDETEHVIEGEEDDEVRKKRPRPPYGGEYYKPSSGHGSSHGHYKPSHSHHGYPSYPSYVPTSKPTTTYPTPKPTYKPTYKPTYRPTYKPEYKPEYEPEYEPEYEPAYKPTYKPTYKPPTTPRPTYRPTYKPVPTVSRPTSKPTYKPTYPEAKPPTYYPEKPPAYYPEKPSTSYPVKQPQRNSYHFISVYISCIINQCSRLFFVDTGVLQYPEGNVVIRRPVLWVFDIYGCDEKSLDKPPALKATLPDKVVNDATGFYTLAVDIYGTCNEFAIYIANAMDNRIVVYDNAKRSFWYFKHETFYPGAERPYLHSFAPLPDPFNWGVFGITVGPRTSYTYADVFYGPGTSLGVFKTNTEILRDKYQSPGDPKSSNFGYIGYRGPQSLAMMLYDDPTQVLFFVSLMTNTISCWNINTQLKEDNVPIVFTDLQYAVDVHIDEERYLWIMMQNMDWDFTNEFLTVTDYYYRLYRVRIDDLIRGTPCASSKLI